One Nocardiopsis gilva YIM 90087 genomic window, AGCGCCTGTTTCCGATCACAACGCGCGCTACGGGCGGCCCGCAATCATTGCGGGCCGCCCGTAGTGTTGGGGTAGGGCGACCCGGCGGGGGAACCATCGAACGCCGTCGTTCGTCAGACTCTTGTGACGGAGGCGAAAGGAACCATGATGTTGCGCCGCTTGGTATTGCCCGCTCTGCTGGCCGCAGGGCTCACCGCTTTCGCGGCGGCCCCTGCGAGCGCCGCCGATGCCCCCGATGTCCAGGATGTCGCCAACGAGCTGAAGGGCTCGCACATCTACGTGGACGAGGGCGTGGACACCATCTCCGACACCGAATCCGGGCTCGTCAGCCAGCAGGCGGAGAAGGCGGAGACCCCCGTCTACGTGGTCGTCCTCGAAGACGGGACGGTCGGCTCCCGCACCGAGGCCGGCGGCTACATGGGCCAGGTCCAGCAGGAAGTCGGTGACGGCACCTACCTCCTCATCGACGGCAAGGACTTGGAGGCCGACTCCACGGTCCTCGACTCCGGCGCGGTGGACGCCGCCAAGACCGCCGCCAAGCAGCAGGGCACCCCGACCGACGCCGCCAACGCCTTCATCCAGAAGGCCGACAGCGAGGTCAGCGCGGCCGAGTCCGGGGCCATGTTCGGGATGATTCTGATCGGTCTGCTCGTCGTCGCCGTCGTCGGCGGCGGGTTCTTCCTGTACAGCGCGAAGAAGAAGCGCGAGGCGCAGAAGGCCAAGGAACTCGCCGAGATCAAGCAGATGACGACCGAGGACGTCGTGTCCTTGGGTGAGGACATCGCCCGCCTGGAGATCGACCTCAGCAGGGTCGACGACCCCACGCGCGCCGACTACACCCGGGCCATGGACTCCTACGACCAGGCCAAGAACACGCTCGACTCCATCCAGCGTCCCGAGGACGTCGAGCAGATCACCAAGTCCCTGGAGGACGGCCGCTACTACATGACGGCCACCCGGGCGCGCATGAACGGCGAACCGGTCCCCGAGCGGCGCGGCCCCTGCTTCTTCAACCCGCAGCACGGCCCGTCGCAGCAGGACGTCATGTGGGCACCGCCCGGCGGCAGCCCCCGCACGGTCACGGCGTGCGCCAACTGCGCCCAGGCGGTCCTCGCCGGATTCGACCCCGACGTCCGCATGGTCGAGGTCGACGGCCAGCGACGCCCGTACTACGACGCCGGTCCGGCCTATGCCCCCTATGCGGGCGGCTATCACGGCACCGACATGATGATGGGCATGTTCACGGGCATGATGATGGGCTCGATGATGGGATCCATGATGGGCGGCGGCTTCGGGGGCGACATCGGAGGCGGCGACGTCGGTGGCGGCATGGACGGCGACTTCGGCGACGGCGGAGGCTGGAGCGACTTCGGCGGCGGCGGTTTCGACGGCGGCGACTTCGGCGGATTCGGCGACTTCTAGCCCTGAGCTTCTCCGAGACAGAGAAACAAGAAAGGGGGCCCGGCCGTCTGGCCGGGCCCCCTTTCTTGTTTCCCCGACCCTTGGCACAGGGGCTCGATGGCGTCGGGGACGTCGCCGTGCACGGCAGCGCTGCGGAGCGTCGGCGTGGGCGCGACCGCGACGAACGTCGGTTCGGTGACCACCGGACGCCCGGTCCGCCCACAAGCGGGCGGTAGTTGATTCTCGGCCCCGACACGAAATCCACGTCCTGGCTCCGTGCCCCGACAGCTTTGCGGGAGACGGCCACCACTGCTTTTCATTCCGCTTCCCGCTTCGGGCGGTCGGTTCCTGCGTGAGCGCAGGGTGATCACGATGCATCACCGGGTGGCCGGGTCCGGCCAGAGGGAAGCCTGGATTTATGGTTACCGGGTAAGTATGGTCGGTGCTAGTTACTCGGTAAGTAGGAGTCGAAATGTCCGTTCGGCAGGGATTGCTGGCCTTGCTCGCCGAAGGCCCCAAGCACGGCTACCAGCTGCGCGCGGAGTTCGAGGTGCGCACCGGTGGCACCTGGCCGTTGAACATCGGCCAGGCCTACACCACGCTGCAGCGCCTGCATCGTGACGGGCTGGTCGAGCCGGTGAGCGGTGGGGCCGAGGGGGATCCCGAGAGGTTCGAGCTCACCGAGACCGGGCGGGGTGAGGTCACGGCCTGGTGGGAGACACCGGTCGAGCGCGGGGCGCCCGCACGGGATGAGTTGGCGATCAAGTTGGCACTCGCGGTGACCACACCGGGCGTGGATGTGCGGGGGATCGTCGATCGGCAGCGGTCCGAGACCCTGCGATGCCTGCAGGACTACACCCGGCTCAAGATGCCGCGGCACGATGCACCGGAGCCGTCGAGTATGGAGGCCGATCTCGCCTGGCATCTGATCCTCGACTCGCTGATCTTCGCCGCGCAGGCCGAGATCCAGTGGCTCGACCACGTGGAAGCGCGGGTGGCCCGCGCGGCGCTGTCGGCCGCACACACGGCTCCCACCGAGGACGACGCGGACACCTCCGCCGCACGCGGGACGCGTCGATGATGGCCGGCGGGGCCGGGGTTCCGCACCCGGACGGCAGCGAGGTGGAGACGCCGGTCCTGGAGATCGTCGGGGCCACCCGGGTCCACGGGCAGGGGCCGACCGAGGTCGTCGCGCTGGACGGGGTCGACCTGGAGGTGCGGGCCGGTGAGCTGGTGGCGGTCATGGGGCCGTCGGGGTCCGGGAAGTCCACCCTGCTCAATCTCGCGGGCGGGCTCGACACCCCCACCGCCGGGAGCATCCGCGTCGTCGGGGA contains:
- a CDS encoding PadR family transcriptional regulator, giving the protein MSVRQGLLALLAEGPKHGYQLRAEFEVRTGGTWPLNIGQAYTTLQRLHRDGLVEPVSGGAEGDPERFELTETGRGEVTAWWETPVERGAPARDELAIKLALAVTTPGVDVRGIVDRQRSETLRCLQDYTRLKMPRHDAPEPSSMEADLAWHLILDSLIFAAQAEIQWLDHVEARVARAALSAAHTAPTEDDADTSAARGTRR